The following coding sequences are from one Streptomyces sp. NBC_01294 window:
- a CDS encoding NUDIX hydrolase produces MPEQRPGRQAGSGSVPHVVGVHLYLERDGRVLLGLRHPDSAFAGSTHHFLAGHCEQESAVSCLVREAEEEAGLIIDPDDVELAHLVHLVDEPGGQPRVGLVFRARRWQGTPEVREPDRCVSWGWWPADALPTPSSPTPRAAVEGIRAGRLYTELGWT; encoded by the coding sequence GTGCCGGAACAGCGCCCCGGGCGACAGGCCGGCAGCGGAAGCGTTCCCCACGTCGTCGGCGTCCACCTCTACCTGGAGCGCGACGGCCGGGTGCTGCTCGGACTGCGGCACCCCGACTCCGCGTTCGCGGGTTCCACGCACCACTTCCTCGCCGGGCACTGCGAGCAGGAATCGGCCGTGAGCTGCCTGGTGAGGGAAGCGGAGGAAGAGGCGGGCCTGATCATCGACCCGGACGACGTGGAACTGGCCCACCTCGTCCACCTCGTGGACGAGCCGGGCGGACAGCCGCGGGTGGGGCTGGTCTTCCGCGCCCGGCGGTGGCAGGGCACGCCCGAGGTACGCGAGCCCGACCGCTGCGTGTCCTGGGGCTGGTGGCCCGCCGACGCCCTCCCCACCCCGTCGTCCCCTACACCGCGGGCCGCCGTCGAGGGCATCCGGGCCGGCCGCCTGTACACCGAACTCGGCTGGACCTGA